Proteins encoded in a region of the Bubalus bubalis isolate 160015118507 breed Murrah chromosome 9, NDDB_SH_1, whole genome shotgun sequence genome:
- the PCDH1 gene encoding protocadherin-1 isoform X2 — protein sequence MGPLRHSPGPGERRLLLPTLLLALLLLLAPSPGHATRVVYKVAEEQPPNTLIGSLAADYGFPDVGHLYKLEVGAPYLRVDGKTGDIFTTETSIDREGLRECQNQLPGEPCILEFEVSITDLVQNGSPRLLEGQIEVQDINDNTPNFASPVITLPIPENTNIGSLFSIPVASDRDAGPNGVASYELQVGPEAQELFGLQVAEDQEGKQPQLIVMGNLDRERLDSYDLTIKVQDGGNPPRASSALLRVTVLDTNDNAPKFERPSYEAELSENSPIGHSVIQVKANDSDQGANAEIDYTFHQAPEVVRRLLRLDRNTGLITVQGPVDREDLSTLRFSVLAKDRGTNPKSARAQVVVSVKDMNDNAPTIEIRGIGLVTHQDGMANISEDVAEETAVALVQVSDRDEGENAAVTCVVAGDVPFQLRQASETGSDSKKKYFLQTTTPLDYEKVKDYTIEIVAVDSGNPPLSSTNSLKVQVVDVNDNAPVFTQSVTEVAFPENNKPGEVVAEVTASDADSGSNAELVYSLEPEPAAKGLFTISPETGEIRVKTSLDREQRESYELKVVAADRGSPSLQGTATVLVNVLDCNDNDPKFMLSGYNFSVMENMPALSPVGMVTVIDGDKGENARVQLTVEQDNGDFVIQNGTGTILSSLSFDREQQSTYTFQLKAVDGGVPPRSAYVGVTINVLDENDNAPFITAPSNTSHRLLTPQTRLGETVSQVTAEDIDSGVNAELTYSIAGGNPYGLFQIGSHSGAITLEKEIERRHHGLHRLVVKVSDRGKPPRYGTALVHLYVNETLANRTLLETLLGHSLDTPLDIDIAGDPEYERSKQRGNILFGVVAGVVAVALLIALAVLVRYCRQREAKSGYQAGKKETRDLYAPKPSSKVSKGNKSKGKKSKSPKPVKPVEDEDETGLQKSLKFNLMSDAPGDSPRIHLPLNYPPGSPDLGRHYRSNSPLPSIQLQPQSPSASKKHQVVQELPPANTFVGTGDTTSTGSEQYSDYSYRTNPPKYPSKQLPHRRVTFSATSQAQELQDPSQHSYYDSGLEESETPSSKSSSGPRLGPLALPEDHYERTTPDGSIGEMEHPENDLRPLPDVAMTGTCTRECSEFGHSDTCWMPGQSSPSRRTKSSALKLSTFVPYQDRGGQEPAGAGSPSPPEDRNTKTAPVRLLPSYSAFSHSSHDSCKDSATLEEIPLTQTSDFPPAATPASAQTAKREIYL from the exons ATGGGGCCCCTGAGGCACAGCCCAGGCCCCGGGGAGCGACGTCTGCTGCTGCCCACCCTGCTgctagcactgctgctgctgctggctccGTCCCCGGGCCATGCCACTCGGGTGGTGTACAAGGTGGCTGAGGAACAGCCGCCCAATACCCTCATCGGGAGCCTCGCCGCTGACTACGGTTTTCCCGACGTGGGCCACCTGTACAAACTAGAGGTGGGCGCCCCGTACCTGCGGGTGGATGGCAAGACGGGCGACATCTTTACCACCGAGACCTCTATCGACCGTGAGGGGCTCCGTGAATGCCAGAACCAGCTCCCTGGTGAGCCCTGCATCCTGGAGTTTGAGGTGTCTATCACGGACCTTGTGCAGAATGGCAGCCCCCGGCTGCTGGAGGGCCAGATAGAGGTTCAGGACATCAATGACAACACGCCCAACTTCGCCTCGCCAGTCATCACGCTGCCCATCCCCGAGAACACCAACATCGGCTCACTCTTCTCCATCCCGGTGGCTTCGGATCGAGATGCTGGCCCCAACGGTGTGGCGTCATATGAGCTGCAGGTGGGGCCCGAGGCCCAGGAGCTATTTGGGCTGCAGGTGGCAGAGGACCAGGAGGGGAAGCAGCCGCAGCTCATCGTGATGGGCAACCTGGACCGGGAACGCCTGGATTCTTACGACCTCACCATCAAGGTGCAGGATGGTGGCAACCCCCCACGTGCCAGCAGCGCCCTGCTTCGGGTCACCGTGCTCGACACCAATGACAATGCCCCCAAGTTCGAGCGGCCGTCCTACGAGGCTGAGCTGTCTGAGAACAGCCCCATAGGCCACTCAGTCATCCAG GTGAAGGCCAACGACTCAGACCAAGGTGCCAACGCAGAAATCGACTACACTTTCCACCAGGCACCTGAAGTCGTGAGACGCCTTCTGCGACTGGACAGGAACACCGGACTTATCACTGTGCAGGGCCCCGTGGACCGTGAGGACCTGAGCACCCTGCGTTTCTCGGTGCTTGCCAAGGACCGTGGCACCAACCCCAAGAGTGCCCGAGCCCAGGTGGTGGTGAGTGTGAAGGACATGAACGACAATGCACCCACCATTGAGATCCGTGGCATAGGGCTGGTGACGCACCAGGACGGGATGGCCAACATCTCAGAGGATGTGGCGGAAGAGACAGCTGTGGCCCTGGTGCAGGTATCTGATAGAGACGAGGGAGAGAATGCGGCTGTCACCTGTGTGGTAGCAGGTGATGTGCCCTTCCAACTCCGCCAGGCCAGCGAGACGGGAAGTGACAGCAAGAAGAAGTACTTCCTGCAAACCACCACCCCGCTCGACTATGAGAAGGTCAAAGACTACACCATCGAGATTGTGGCCGTGGACTCTGGCAACCCGCCACTCTCCAGCACCAATTCCCTCAAGGTGCAGGTGGTGGACGTCAATGACAATGCGCCTGTCTTCACCCAGAGCGTCACTGAGGTCGCTTTCCCAGAAAACAACAAGCCGGGTGAAGTGGTTGCTGAGGTCACTGCCAGTGACGCCGACTCGGGCTCCAATGCTGAGCTGGTTTACTCTCTGGAGCCTGAGCCAGCTGCCAAGGGCCTCTTCACCATCTCACCTGAAACTGGAGAGATCCGGGTGAAGACATCCCTGGATAGGGAACAGAGGGAAAGCTATGAGTTGAAGGTGGTGGCAGCCGACCGGGGCAGCCCTAGTCTCCAGGGCACAGCCACCGTCCTCGTCAACGTGCTGGACTGCAATGACAACGACCCCAAGTTCATGCTGAGTGGCTACAACTTCTCAGTGATGGAGAACATGCCGGCACTGAGTCCAGTGGGCATGGTGACTGTCATTGATGGGGACAAGGGGGAGAACGCACGGGTGCAGCTCACGGTGGAGCAGGACAATGGTGACTTTGTTATCCAGAACGGCACGGGCACCATACTCTCCAGCCTGAGCTTCGATCGGGAGCAGCAAAGCACCTATACCTTCCAGCTGAAAGCTGTGGACGGTGGTGTCCCACCTCGCTCAGCTTACGTTGGTGTCACCATCAACGTGCTGGATGAGAACGACAACGCGCCTTTTATCACTGCCCCTTCCAACACCTCGCACCGGCTGCTGACCCCCCAGACCCGTCTGGGTGAGACGGTCAGCCAGGTGACAGCTGAGGACATTGACTCTGGTGTCAATGCTGAGCTGACCTACAGCATCGCTGGTGGCAACCCTTATGGACTTTTCCAGATTGGGTCACATTCTGGTGCCatcaccctggagaaggagattgAGCGCCGCCACCACGGGCTGCACCGCTTAGTCGTGAAGGTCAGTGACCGCGGCAAGCCCCCACGCTACGGCACAGCCTTGGTCCACCTGTATGTCAACGAGACTCTGGCCAACCGCACGCTGCTCGAGACCCTACTGGGCCACAGCTTGGACACGCCGCTGGACATCGACATCGCTGGGGACCCAGAATACGAGCGCTCCAAGCAGCGCGGCAACATCCTCTTTGGCGTGGTGGCTGGTGTCGTGGCCGTGGCCTTGCTCATCGCCCTGGCTGTGCTCGTGCGCTACTGCCGGCAACGGGAGGCCAAGAGTGGCTACCAGGCTGGCAAGAAGGAGACCAGGGACCTGTACGCCCCCAAGCCCAGCAGCAAAGTTTCCAAGGGCAACAAAAGCAAGGGCAAGAAGAGCAAGTCTCCCAAGCCTGTGAAACCGGTGGAGGATGAGGATGAGACCGGCCTGCAGAAGTCTCTCAAGTTCAACCTGATGAGCGACGCCCCCGGGGACAGTCCACGCATCCACCTGCCCCTCAACTACCCACCAGGCAGCCCTGACCTGGGTCGCCACTATCGCTCTAATTCCCCACTGCCTTCCATCCAGTTGCAGCCCCAGTCGCCCTCCGCCTCCAAGAAGCACCAGGTGGTGCAGGAACTGCCGCCTGCAAACACGTTCGTGGGCACCGGGGACACGACGTCCACGGGCTCTGAGCAGTACTCCGACTACAGCTACCGCACCAACCCCCCCAAATACCCCAGCAAGCAG TTACCTCACCGCCGCGTCACCTTCTCCGCCACCAGCCAGGCCCAGGAGCTCCAGGACCCGTCCCAGCATAGTTACTACGATAGTGGCCTGGAGGAGTCCGAGACGCCATCCAGCAAGTCGTCGTCAGGGCCCCGACTGGGTCCCCTGGCTCTGCCGGAGGATCACTATGAGCGCACCACCCCTGATGGCAGCATAGGAGAGATGGAGCACCCCGAGAATG ACCTGCGCCCTCTGCCTGATGTCGCCATGACGGGCACCTGTACCCGCGAGTGCAGTGAGTTTGGCCACTCCGACACATGCTGGATGCCAGGCCAGTCGTCTCCCAGCCGCCGGACCAAGAGCAGCGCCCTCAAACTCTCCACCTTCGTGCCTTACCAGGACCGAGGAGGGCAGGAGCCTGCGGGCGCCGGCAGCCCCAGCCCCCCGGAAGACCGGAACACCAAAACGGCCCCCGTGCGCCTCCTGCCCTCCTACAGTGCCTTCTCCCACAGTAGCCATGATTCCTGCAAGGACTCGGCCACCTTGGAGGAAATCCCCCTGACCCAGACCTCGGACTTCCCACCTGCAGCCACACCGGCATCTGCCCAGACGGCCAAGCGCGAGATCTACCTGTGA
- the PCDH1 gene encoding protocadherin-1 isoform X3, translated as MDCRARGRRCPESALLILEPAPMGPLRHSPGPGERRLLLPTLLLALLLLLAPSPGHATRVVYKVAEEQPPNTLIGSLAADYGFPDVGHLYKLEVGAPYLRVDGKTGDIFTTETSIDREGLRECQNQLPGEPCILEFEVSITDLVQNGSPRLLEGQIEVQDINDNTPNFASPVITLPIPENTNIGSLFSIPVASDRDAGPNGVASYELQVGPEAQELFGLQVAEDQEGKQPQLIVMGNLDRERLDSYDLTIKVQDGGNPPRASSALLRVTVLDTNDNAPKFERPSYEAELSENSPIGHSVIQVKANDSDQGANAEIDYTFHQAPEVVRRLLRLDRNTGLITVQGPVDREDLSTLRFSVLAKDRGTNPKSARAQVVVSVKDMNDNAPTIEIRGIGLVTHQDGMANISEDVAEETAVALVQVSDRDEGENAAVTCVVAGDVPFQLRQASETGSDSKKKYFLQTTTPLDYEKVKDYTIEIVAVDSGNPPLSSTNSLKVQVVDVNDNAPVFTQSVTEVAFPENNKPGEVVAEVTASDADSGSNAELVYSLEPEPAAKGLFTISPETGEIRVKTSLDREQRESYELKVVAADRGSPSLQGTATVLVNVLDCNDNDPKFMLSGYNFSVMENMPALSPVGMVTVIDGDKGENARVQLTVEQDNGDFVIQNGTGTILSSLSFDREQQSTYTFQLKAVDGGVPPRSAYVGVTINVLDENDNAPFITAPSNTSHRLLTPQTRLGETVSQVTAEDIDSGVNAELTYSIAGGNPYGLFQIGSHSGAITLEKEIERRHHGLHRLVVKVSDRGKPPRYGTALVHLYVNETLANRTLLETLLGHSLDTPLDIDIAGDPEYERSKQRGNILFGVVAGVVAVALLIALAVLVRYCRQREAKSGYQAGKKETRDLYAPKPSSKVSKGNKSKGKKSKSPKPVKPVEDEDETGLQKSLKFNLMSDAPGDSPRIHLPLNYPPGSPDLGRHYRSNSPLPSIQLQPQSPSASKKHQVVQELPPANTFVGTGDTTSTGSEQYSDYSYRTNPPKYPSKQLPHRRVTFSATSQAQELQDPSQHSYYDSGLEESETPSSKSSSGPRLGPLALPEDHYERTTPDGSIGEMEHPENEPAGRSRP; from the exons CCCTCCTGATTCTGGAGCCTGCCCCAATGGGGCCCCTGAGGCACAGCCCAGGCCCCGGGGAGCGACGTCTGCTGCTGCCCACCCTGCTgctagcactgctgctgctgctggctccGTCCCCGGGCCATGCCACTCGGGTGGTGTACAAGGTGGCTGAGGAACAGCCGCCCAATACCCTCATCGGGAGCCTCGCCGCTGACTACGGTTTTCCCGACGTGGGCCACCTGTACAAACTAGAGGTGGGCGCCCCGTACCTGCGGGTGGATGGCAAGACGGGCGACATCTTTACCACCGAGACCTCTATCGACCGTGAGGGGCTCCGTGAATGCCAGAACCAGCTCCCTGGTGAGCCCTGCATCCTGGAGTTTGAGGTGTCTATCACGGACCTTGTGCAGAATGGCAGCCCCCGGCTGCTGGAGGGCCAGATAGAGGTTCAGGACATCAATGACAACACGCCCAACTTCGCCTCGCCAGTCATCACGCTGCCCATCCCCGAGAACACCAACATCGGCTCACTCTTCTCCATCCCGGTGGCTTCGGATCGAGATGCTGGCCCCAACGGTGTGGCGTCATATGAGCTGCAGGTGGGGCCCGAGGCCCAGGAGCTATTTGGGCTGCAGGTGGCAGAGGACCAGGAGGGGAAGCAGCCGCAGCTCATCGTGATGGGCAACCTGGACCGGGAACGCCTGGATTCTTACGACCTCACCATCAAGGTGCAGGATGGTGGCAACCCCCCACGTGCCAGCAGCGCCCTGCTTCGGGTCACCGTGCTCGACACCAATGACAATGCCCCCAAGTTCGAGCGGCCGTCCTACGAGGCTGAGCTGTCTGAGAACAGCCCCATAGGCCACTCAGTCATCCAG GTGAAGGCCAACGACTCAGACCAAGGTGCCAACGCAGAAATCGACTACACTTTCCACCAGGCACCTGAAGTCGTGAGACGCCTTCTGCGACTGGACAGGAACACCGGACTTATCACTGTGCAGGGCCCCGTGGACCGTGAGGACCTGAGCACCCTGCGTTTCTCGGTGCTTGCCAAGGACCGTGGCACCAACCCCAAGAGTGCCCGAGCCCAGGTGGTGGTGAGTGTGAAGGACATGAACGACAATGCACCCACCATTGAGATCCGTGGCATAGGGCTGGTGACGCACCAGGACGGGATGGCCAACATCTCAGAGGATGTGGCGGAAGAGACAGCTGTGGCCCTGGTGCAGGTATCTGATAGAGACGAGGGAGAGAATGCGGCTGTCACCTGTGTGGTAGCAGGTGATGTGCCCTTCCAACTCCGCCAGGCCAGCGAGACGGGAAGTGACAGCAAGAAGAAGTACTTCCTGCAAACCACCACCCCGCTCGACTATGAGAAGGTCAAAGACTACACCATCGAGATTGTGGCCGTGGACTCTGGCAACCCGCCACTCTCCAGCACCAATTCCCTCAAGGTGCAGGTGGTGGACGTCAATGACAATGCGCCTGTCTTCACCCAGAGCGTCACTGAGGTCGCTTTCCCAGAAAACAACAAGCCGGGTGAAGTGGTTGCTGAGGTCACTGCCAGTGACGCCGACTCGGGCTCCAATGCTGAGCTGGTTTACTCTCTGGAGCCTGAGCCAGCTGCCAAGGGCCTCTTCACCATCTCACCTGAAACTGGAGAGATCCGGGTGAAGACATCCCTGGATAGGGAACAGAGGGAAAGCTATGAGTTGAAGGTGGTGGCAGCCGACCGGGGCAGCCCTAGTCTCCAGGGCACAGCCACCGTCCTCGTCAACGTGCTGGACTGCAATGACAACGACCCCAAGTTCATGCTGAGTGGCTACAACTTCTCAGTGATGGAGAACATGCCGGCACTGAGTCCAGTGGGCATGGTGACTGTCATTGATGGGGACAAGGGGGAGAACGCACGGGTGCAGCTCACGGTGGAGCAGGACAATGGTGACTTTGTTATCCAGAACGGCACGGGCACCATACTCTCCAGCCTGAGCTTCGATCGGGAGCAGCAAAGCACCTATACCTTCCAGCTGAAAGCTGTGGACGGTGGTGTCCCACCTCGCTCAGCTTACGTTGGTGTCACCATCAACGTGCTGGATGAGAACGACAACGCGCCTTTTATCACTGCCCCTTCCAACACCTCGCACCGGCTGCTGACCCCCCAGACCCGTCTGGGTGAGACGGTCAGCCAGGTGACAGCTGAGGACATTGACTCTGGTGTCAATGCTGAGCTGACCTACAGCATCGCTGGTGGCAACCCTTATGGACTTTTCCAGATTGGGTCACATTCTGGTGCCatcaccctggagaaggagattgAGCGCCGCCACCACGGGCTGCACCGCTTAGTCGTGAAGGTCAGTGACCGCGGCAAGCCCCCACGCTACGGCACAGCCTTGGTCCACCTGTATGTCAACGAGACTCTGGCCAACCGCACGCTGCTCGAGACCCTACTGGGCCACAGCTTGGACACGCCGCTGGACATCGACATCGCTGGGGACCCAGAATACGAGCGCTCCAAGCAGCGCGGCAACATCCTCTTTGGCGTGGTGGCTGGTGTCGTGGCCGTGGCCTTGCTCATCGCCCTGGCTGTGCTCGTGCGCTACTGCCGGCAACGGGAGGCCAAGAGTGGCTACCAGGCTGGCAAGAAGGAGACCAGGGACCTGTACGCCCCCAAGCCCAGCAGCAAAGTTTCCAAGGGCAACAAAAGCAAGGGCAAGAAGAGCAAGTCTCCCAAGCCTGTGAAACCGGTGGAGGATGAGGATGAGACCGGCCTGCAGAAGTCTCTCAAGTTCAACCTGATGAGCGACGCCCCCGGGGACAGTCCACGCATCCACCTGCCCCTCAACTACCCACCAGGCAGCCCTGACCTGGGTCGCCACTATCGCTCTAATTCCCCACTGCCTTCCATCCAGTTGCAGCCCCAGTCGCCCTCCGCCTCCAAGAAGCACCAGGTGGTGCAGGAACTGCCGCCTGCAAACACGTTCGTGGGCACCGGGGACACGACGTCCACGGGCTCTGAGCAGTACTCCGACTACAGCTACCGCACCAACCCCCCCAAATACCCCAGCAAGCAG TTACCTCACCGCCGCGTCACCTTCTCCGCCACCAGCCAGGCCCAGGAGCTCCAGGACCCGTCCCAGCATAGTTACTACGATAGTGGCCTGGAGGAGTCCGAGACGCCATCCAGCAAGTCGTCGTCAGGGCCCCGACTGGGTCCCCTGGCTCTGCCGGAGGATCACTATGAGCGCACCACCCCTGATGGCAGCATAGGAGAGATGGAGCACCCCGAGAATG AGCCGGCTGGCAGGAGCAGGCCCTGA
- the PCDH1 gene encoding protocadherin-1 isoform X1 — MDCRARGRRCPESALLILEPAPMGPLRHSPGPGERRLLLPTLLLALLLLLAPSPGHATRVVYKVAEEQPPNTLIGSLAADYGFPDVGHLYKLEVGAPYLRVDGKTGDIFTTETSIDREGLRECQNQLPGEPCILEFEVSITDLVQNGSPRLLEGQIEVQDINDNTPNFASPVITLPIPENTNIGSLFSIPVASDRDAGPNGVASYELQVGPEAQELFGLQVAEDQEGKQPQLIVMGNLDRERLDSYDLTIKVQDGGNPPRASSALLRVTVLDTNDNAPKFERPSYEAELSENSPIGHSVIQVKANDSDQGANAEIDYTFHQAPEVVRRLLRLDRNTGLITVQGPVDREDLSTLRFSVLAKDRGTNPKSARAQVVVSVKDMNDNAPTIEIRGIGLVTHQDGMANISEDVAEETAVALVQVSDRDEGENAAVTCVVAGDVPFQLRQASETGSDSKKKYFLQTTTPLDYEKVKDYTIEIVAVDSGNPPLSSTNSLKVQVVDVNDNAPVFTQSVTEVAFPENNKPGEVVAEVTASDADSGSNAELVYSLEPEPAAKGLFTISPETGEIRVKTSLDREQRESYELKVVAADRGSPSLQGTATVLVNVLDCNDNDPKFMLSGYNFSVMENMPALSPVGMVTVIDGDKGENARVQLTVEQDNGDFVIQNGTGTILSSLSFDREQQSTYTFQLKAVDGGVPPRSAYVGVTINVLDENDNAPFITAPSNTSHRLLTPQTRLGETVSQVTAEDIDSGVNAELTYSIAGGNPYGLFQIGSHSGAITLEKEIERRHHGLHRLVVKVSDRGKPPRYGTALVHLYVNETLANRTLLETLLGHSLDTPLDIDIAGDPEYERSKQRGNILFGVVAGVVAVALLIALAVLVRYCRQREAKSGYQAGKKETRDLYAPKPSSKVSKGNKSKGKKSKSPKPVKPVEDEDETGLQKSLKFNLMSDAPGDSPRIHLPLNYPPGSPDLGRHYRSNSPLPSIQLQPQSPSASKKHQVVQELPPANTFVGTGDTTSTGSEQYSDYSYRTNPPKYPSKQLPHRRVTFSATSQAQELQDPSQHSYYDSGLEESETPSSKSSSGPRLGPLALPEDHYERTTPDGSIGEMEHPENDLRPLPDVAMTGTCTRECSEFGHSDTCWMPGQSSPSRRTKSSALKLSTFVPYQDRGGQEPAGAGSPSPPEDRNTKTAPVRLLPSYSAFSHSSHDSCKDSATLEEIPLTQTSDFPPAATPASAQTAKREIYL, encoded by the exons CCCTCCTGATTCTGGAGCCTGCCCCAATGGGGCCCCTGAGGCACAGCCCAGGCCCCGGGGAGCGACGTCTGCTGCTGCCCACCCTGCTgctagcactgctgctgctgctggctccGTCCCCGGGCCATGCCACTCGGGTGGTGTACAAGGTGGCTGAGGAACAGCCGCCCAATACCCTCATCGGGAGCCTCGCCGCTGACTACGGTTTTCCCGACGTGGGCCACCTGTACAAACTAGAGGTGGGCGCCCCGTACCTGCGGGTGGATGGCAAGACGGGCGACATCTTTACCACCGAGACCTCTATCGACCGTGAGGGGCTCCGTGAATGCCAGAACCAGCTCCCTGGTGAGCCCTGCATCCTGGAGTTTGAGGTGTCTATCACGGACCTTGTGCAGAATGGCAGCCCCCGGCTGCTGGAGGGCCAGATAGAGGTTCAGGACATCAATGACAACACGCCCAACTTCGCCTCGCCAGTCATCACGCTGCCCATCCCCGAGAACACCAACATCGGCTCACTCTTCTCCATCCCGGTGGCTTCGGATCGAGATGCTGGCCCCAACGGTGTGGCGTCATATGAGCTGCAGGTGGGGCCCGAGGCCCAGGAGCTATTTGGGCTGCAGGTGGCAGAGGACCAGGAGGGGAAGCAGCCGCAGCTCATCGTGATGGGCAACCTGGACCGGGAACGCCTGGATTCTTACGACCTCACCATCAAGGTGCAGGATGGTGGCAACCCCCCACGTGCCAGCAGCGCCCTGCTTCGGGTCACCGTGCTCGACACCAATGACAATGCCCCCAAGTTCGAGCGGCCGTCCTACGAGGCTGAGCTGTCTGAGAACAGCCCCATAGGCCACTCAGTCATCCAG GTGAAGGCCAACGACTCAGACCAAGGTGCCAACGCAGAAATCGACTACACTTTCCACCAGGCACCTGAAGTCGTGAGACGCCTTCTGCGACTGGACAGGAACACCGGACTTATCACTGTGCAGGGCCCCGTGGACCGTGAGGACCTGAGCACCCTGCGTTTCTCGGTGCTTGCCAAGGACCGTGGCACCAACCCCAAGAGTGCCCGAGCCCAGGTGGTGGTGAGTGTGAAGGACATGAACGACAATGCACCCACCATTGAGATCCGTGGCATAGGGCTGGTGACGCACCAGGACGGGATGGCCAACATCTCAGAGGATGTGGCGGAAGAGACAGCTGTGGCCCTGGTGCAGGTATCTGATAGAGACGAGGGAGAGAATGCGGCTGTCACCTGTGTGGTAGCAGGTGATGTGCCCTTCCAACTCCGCCAGGCCAGCGAGACGGGAAGTGACAGCAAGAAGAAGTACTTCCTGCAAACCACCACCCCGCTCGACTATGAGAAGGTCAAAGACTACACCATCGAGATTGTGGCCGTGGACTCTGGCAACCCGCCACTCTCCAGCACCAATTCCCTCAAGGTGCAGGTGGTGGACGTCAATGACAATGCGCCTGTCTTCACCCAGAGCGTCACTGAGGTCGCTTTCCCAGAAAACAACAAGCCGGGTGAAGTGGTTGCTGAGGTCACTGCCAGTGACGCCGACTCGGGCTCCAATGCTGAGCTGGTTTACTCTCTGGAGCCTGAGCCAGCTGCCAAGGGCCTCTTCACCATCTCACCTGAAACTGGAGAGATCCGGGTGAAGACATCCCTGGATAGGGAACAGAGGGAAAGCTATGAGTTGAAGGTGGTGGCAGCCGACCGGGGCAGCCCTAGTCTCCAGGGCACAGCCACCGTCCTCGTCAACGTGCTGGACTGCAATGACAACGACCCCAAGTTCATGCTGAGTGGCTACAACTTCTCAGTGATGGAGAACATGCCGGCACTGAGTCCAGTGGGCATGGTGACTGTCATTGATGGGGACAAGGGGGAGAACGCACGGGTGCAGCTCACGGTGGAGCAGGACAATGGTGACTTTGTTATCCAGAACGGCACGGGCACCATACTCTCCAGCCTGAGCTTCGATCGGGAGCAGCAAAGCACCTATACCTTCCAGCTGAAAGCTGTGGACGGTGGTGTCCCACCTCGCTCAGCTTACGTTGGTGTCACCATCAACGTGCTGGATGAGAACGACAACGCGCCTTTTATCACTGCCCCTTCCAACACCTCGCACCGGCTGCTGACCCCCCAGACCCGTCTGGGTGAGACGGTCAGCCAGGTGACAGCTGAGGACATTGACTCTGGTGTCAATGCTGAGCTGACCTACAGCATCGCTGGTGGCAACCCTTATGGACTTTTCCAGATTGGGTCACATTCTGGTGCCatcaccctggagaaggagattgAGCGCCGCCACCACGGGCTGCACCGCTTAGTCGTGAAGGTCAGTGACCGCGGCAAGCCCCCACGCTACGGCACAGCCTTGGTCCACCTGTATGTCAACGAGACTCTGGCCAACCGCACGCTGCTCGAGACCCTACTGGGCCACAGCTTGGACACGCCGCTGGACATCGACATCGCTGGGGACCCAGAATACGAGCGCTCCAAGCAGCGCGGCAACATCCTCTTTGGCGTGGTGGCTGGTGTCGTGGCCGTGGCCTTGCTCATCGCCCTGGCTGTGCTCGTGCGCTACTGCCGGCAACGGGAGGCCAAGAGTGGCTACCAGGCTGGCAAGAAGGAGACCAGGGACCTGTACGCCCCCAAGCCCAGCAGCAAAGTTTCCAAGGGCAACAAAAGCAAGGGCAAGAAGAGCAAGTCTCCCAAGCCTGTGAAACCGGTGGAGGATGAGGATGAGACCGGCCTGCAGAAGTCTCTCAAGTTCAACCTGATGAGCGACGCCCCCGGGGACAGTCCACGCATCCACCTGCCCCTCAACTACCCACCAGGCAGCCCTGACCTGGGTCGCCACTATCGCTCTAATTCCCCACTGCCTTCCATCCAGTTGCAGCCCCAGTCGCCCTCCGCCTCCAAGAAGCACCAGGTGGTGCAGGAACTGCCGCCTGCAAACACGTTCGTGGGCACCGGGGACACGACGTCCACGGGCTCTGAGCAGTACTCCGACTACAGCTACCGCACCAACCCCCCCAAATACCCCAGCAAGCAG TTACCTCACCGCCGCGTCACCTTCTCCGCCACCAGCCAGGCCCAGGAGCTCCAGGACCCGTCCCAGCATAGTTACTACGATAGTGGCCTGGAGGAGTCCGAGACGCCATCCAGCAAGTCGTCGTCAGGGCCCCGACTGGGTCCCCTGGCTCTGCCGGAGGATCACTATGAGCGCACCACCCCTGATGGCAGCATAGGAGAGATGGAGCACCCCGAGAATG ACCTGCGCCCTCTGCCTGATGTCGCCATGACGGGCACCTGTACCCGCGAGTGCAGTGAGTTTGGCCACTCCGACACATGCTGGATGCCAGGCCAGTCGTCTCCCAGCCGCCGGACCAAGAGCAGCGCCCTCAAACTCTCCACCTTCGTGCCTTACCAGGACCGAGGAGGGCAGGAGCCTGCGGGCGCCGGCAGCCCCAGCCCCCCGGAAGACCGGAACACCAAAACGGCCCCCGTGCGCCTCCTGCCCTCCTACAGTGCCTTCTCCCACAGTAGCCATGATTCCTGCAAGGACTCGGCCACCTTGGAGGAAATCCCCCTGACCCAGACCTCGGACTTCCCACCTGCAGCCACACCGGCATCTGCCCAGACGGCCAAGCGCGAGATCTACCTGTGA